One Campylobacter concisus DNA window includes the following coding sequences:
- a CDS encoding DNA-directed RNA polymerase subunit omega, with protein sequence MRTEQITARALKQVGDDRYKLSLIVAKRAEALANGAVVLVEADTSKMKFADIALLEVAEGKIGLEAIVEGK encoded by the coding sequence ATGAGAACAGAACAAATAACAGCAAGAGCGTTAAAACAGGTTGGTGATGATAGATATAAACTTTCACTTATCGTAGCAAAGCGTGCAGAAGCACTAGCAAATGGAGCAGTAGTGCTTGTAGAAGCCGATACTTCAAAGATGAAATTTGCTGACATTGCGCTACTTGAAGTAGCTGAGGGCAAAATAGGCTTAGAGGCAATAGTTGAAGGAAAATAG
- the trmB gene encoding tRNA (guanosine(46)-N7)-methyltransferase TrmB produces the protein MPNFIASSLKELSFPFGNDKVKFLWQANGRNERLIYTKNEEESFFLVVKPGKNGVVVKGEKLTKPAKVGLLQEALELFKEQNCNGIISQAFAVKKTNLTKKVSEILSLEEFAPAFCELKDKFKEIFIEIGFGSGRHLLYQAKNNPNALVIGIEVYKPSIEQVAKLARANGLENVRLINTDARLLLSLIGSNLVDRVFLHFPVPWDKAEHRRVVSSAFALECERILKVGGKFELRTDSKEYCDFSLSKFLEPTNSKIEAFKNRNLEVTSKYEDRWRRQDKDIYDVVYTCEVESGESVLAGDFSFKEKTSVKNIIKNFKNFIIKKEDYFLHFEEIYTINEGEILLKVAFGAFNKPEQCFIKISDEKSEYFIKKPILIRENLAAHELLKEYLADARDN, from the coding sequence ATGCCAAATTTCATCGCTTCGTCTTTAAAAGAGCTCTCATTTCCATTTGGTAATGACAAAGTCAAATTTCTTTGGCAGGCAAATGGGCGAAACGAGAGGCTCATCTACACAAAAAATGAAGAAGAGAGCTTTTTTCTAGTTGTAAAGCCCGGTAAAAATGGCGTTGTTGTAAAGGGGGAGAAGCTTACAAAGCCAGCTAAAGTTGGTCTTTTGCAAGAGGCACTGGAGCTTTTTAAAGAGCAAAATTGCAACGGCATCATCAGTCAAGCATTTGCTGTAAAAAAGACAAATTTAACCAAAAAAGTGAGCGAAATTTTAAGCCTTGAAGAATTTGCGCCAGCATTTTGCGAGCTAAAAGATAAATTTAAAGAGATTTTCATCGAGATCGGCTTTGGTTCTGGCAGACACTTGCTTTATCAAGCTAAAAATAATCCAAATGCCCTAGTTATCGGAATAGAAGTCTATAAACCAAGCATCGAGCAAGTAGCAAAGCTAGCTAGGGCAAATGGTCTAGAAAACGTGCGTCTAATAAACACTGACGCCAGACTTTTACTCTCACTTATTGGCTCAAATTTAGTTGATAGAGTCTTTTTACACTTTCCAGTGCCATGGGACAAAGCAGAGCATAGACGTGTGGTCTCATCGGCGTTTGCACTTGAGTGCGAGAGGATACTAAAAGTAGGCGGTAAATTTGAGCTAAGGACTGATAGCAAGGAGTATTGCGACTTTAGCTTGAGTAAATTTTTAGAGCCTACAAACTCAAAAATAGAAGCTTTCAAAAATAGAAATTTAGAAGTAACTAGTAAGTACGAAGACCGCTGGAGACGTCAAGATAAGGATATTTACGATGTCGTTTATACTTGCGAGGTTGAAAGTGGCGAGAGTGTTTTAGCTGGAGATTTTAGCTTTAAAGAAAAGACAAGCGTAAAAAATATCATTAAAAATTTTAAAAATTTTATCATCAAAAAAGAAGATTATTTTTTACATTTTGAAGAAATTTACACCATAAACGAAGGTGAAATTTTGCTAAAAGTTGCTTTTGGAGCATTTAATAAACCTGAGCAATGTTTTATCAAAATAAGCGATGAAAAAAGCGAATATTTTATAAAAAAACCGATCTTAATTCGTGAGAATTTAGCTGCACACGAGCTTTTGAAGGAGTATTTGGCTGATGCAAGAGATAATTAG
- a CDS encoding RelA/SpoT family protein, translating into MKENSLFLEQLIEQILPCKNVSEAITLLFSLCERSEKLDKAIDSCVTSHAGQYRKSGEPYAIHPILVASIVANMGGDESMVIAALLHDVVEDTEVTLSEVQAEFGDEVAKLVEGLTKIVAIRENKLASSSSNEKLASSALTFRKMLLISIEDVRVLVVKLCDRLHNMLTLDALKVEKQKRIAEETLMVYAPIAHRLGISSIKNILEDLSFKYAMPEEYAKIDSFLNKNKQQLSLKLNAFYEKVNQILLENGFIEGTFEIQKRIKHYYSIYLKMQRKGISIEEVLDLLAIRILVQKPLDCYLALGNLHINFNPLISRFKDYIALPKQNGYQTIHTTIFDNKSIFEAQVRTYDMHKTAEYGVAAHWKYKNGEGSLLNPKLDWLNDIGMQNNEAESNVEELYEYAKDSLYIEDIAVYSPKGEVFTLPRGATALDYAYEIHTEIGLYAKEAYINRVRMPLLTELKNGDIVRIVTGEEAKFRCSWINSVRTGKARATIRTYCKQKIKDINYKIAVDILKSVFGVSKDRILDWIEHENLGKKVFRAATESDFLQEVVNMLKKYIKKERPFMISLGDKYQVKKQKFENIVIYSNHKISNVEFDYCCNPKRGDSIVGFKNGHNVTVHHKLCERAGKLMDKGNEIIFVKWTRNAPHRYKILLNLENRKGALAEFLTYLARLDVNLATISLNEANDLSGDTFEISVEIAENIDANELREKIKDRYKIIDFVSQSDPYHN; encoded by the coding sequence TTGAAGGAAAATAGTCTTTTTTTAGAGCAGCTAATAGAACAAATTTTACCTTGTAAAAATGTTTCAGAAGCTATAACGCTGCTCTTTTCTCTTTGCGAACGAAGCGAGAAATTAGATAAAGCTATAGATAGCTGTGTCACATCTCATGCCGGTCAATACCGCAAAAGTGGCGAGCCATACGCAATCCATCCAATATTGGTAGCATCAATAGTAGCAAATATGGGTGGAGATGAGAGCATGGTCATAGCTGCACTACTTCACGATGTAGTTGAAGATACTGAAGTTACGCTTAGTGAAGTCCAGGCTGAATTTGGCGATGAAGTGGCAAAGCTGGTTGAGGGGCTTACAAAGATAGTTGCTATAAGAGAAAACAAGCTTGCAAGCTCAAGTAGTAACGAAAAACTAGCAAGTTCGGCACTAACCTTTAGAAAAATGCTTCTAATCTCCATTGAAGATGTTAGAGTTCTTGTGGTTAAGCTTTGTGATAGACTTCATAATATGCTAACCCTTGATGCATTAAAAGTAGAAAAACAAAAACGTATTGCTGAAGAGACGCTTATGGTCTATGCTCCGATCGCTCATAGGCTTGGAATTTCATCGATTAAAAATATACTTGAAGATCTAAGCTTTAAATATGCGATGCCAGAAGAATACGCCAAGATCGATAGCTTTTTAAATAAAAATAAACAGCAGCTTAGCCTTAAGCTAAATGCTTTTTACGAGAAAGTAAATCAAATTTTGCTTGAAAATGGCTTTATTGAGGGTACTTTCGAGATTCAAAAACGTATAAAGCATTACTATTCGATTTATTTAAAAATGCAAAGAAAAGGTATTTCGATTGAAGAGGTGCTTGATTTGCTTGCTATTAGAATTCTTGTGCAAAAACCGCTTGATTGCTATCTTGCGCTTGGAAATTTGCATATAAATTTTAATCCTCTTATTTCGAGATTTAAGGATTATATTGCACTTCCAAAGCAAAATGGCTATCAAACGATACATACAACTATTTTTGATAATAAGAGTATTTTTGAGGCACAAGTTCGTACTTACGATATGCACAAAACCGCCGAATACGGTGTCGCAGCTCACTGGAAATACAAAAACGGCGAGGGCAGTTTACTTAATCCAAAACTTGACTGGCTAAACGACATTGGTATGCAAAATAATGAAGCTGAAAGTAACGTCGAAGAGCTTTATGAATATGCAAAAGATAGTCTTTATATAGAAGATATTGCGGTCTATTCGCCAAAAGGTGAAGTTTTTACGCTTCCACGTGGGGCTACTGCACTTGATTATGCTTATGAGATTCACACAGAGATCGGACTTTACGCAAAAGAAGCTTATATAAATCGCGTCAGAATGCCACTTTTAACAGAGCTAAAAAACGGCGATATTGTAAGGATCGTAACTGGTGAAGAGGCAAAATTTCGCTGTTCGTGGATAAATAGCGTTCGAACTGGTAAAGCAAGAGCTACGATAAGGACATACTGCAAGCAAAAGATAAAAGATATAAATTATAAAATCGCAGTTGATATTTTAAAGTCAGTTTTTGGCGTTTCTAAAGATAGAATTTTAGACTGGATAGAGCATGAAAATTTAGGCAAAAAAGTTTTTCGTGCTGCAACTGAAAGCGATTTTTTGCAAGAGGTCGTAAATATGCTTAAAAAGTATATAAAAAAAGAGCGTCCTTTTATGATCTCTTTGGGCGATAAATATCAGGTTAAAAAGCAAAAATTTGAAAATATCGTAATCTATTCAAATCATAAAATTTCAAATGTCGAGTTTGACTATTGTTGTAATCCAAAAAGAGGCGATAGTATAGTTGGCTTTAAAAATGGGCACAATGTGACAGTGCACCACAAACTTTGTGAGCGTGCTGGAAAGCTTATGGATAAGGGCAATGAAATCATCTTTGTCAAATGGACTAGAAATGCCCCACATAGATATAAAATTTTATTAAATCTTGAGAACCGAAAAGGCGCGTTGGCTGAATTTTTAACATATCTTGCTAGACTAGATGTAAATTTGGCTACAATCTCGCTAAATGAAGCAAATGACCTTAGCGGCGATACATTTGAGATAAGTGTTGAGATAGCTGAAAACATCGATGCAAACGAGCTAAGAGAGAAGATCAAAGATAGATATAAGATTATAGATTTTGTTTCGCAAAGCGATCCATACCATAACTAG
- the tyrS gene encoding tyrosine--tRNA ligase: MQDIAEILQEIKRGVAEIIDFERVENLIKNYYEKGENFYVKAGFDPTAPDLHLGHTVVLSKMALLQKHGAIVQFLIGDFTAQIGDPTGKSVTRKKLDQETVLKNAKTYEEQVFKILDPKKTVIMFNSKWSNELGAAGMIELTSTFSVARMLERDDFEKRIKSGSPISISEFMYPLLQGYDSVAMKCDIEMGGTDQKFNLLMGRTLQRTYNVGKEQAVIMMPLLEGLDGVNKMSKSLGNYIGVTENANDMFAKTLSISDELMWRWYELLSTKSLGEIENLMNDVKNGKYHPKKAKEDLAYEITSRYHGEEAAKAAMAEFNSVHSQNQLPTDIKEFSLKAPAWIVEALSQCELSESNSQARRDIKANAVSINQEKISDEQLKLETGEYILQVGKRKFAKVKVE, from the coding sequence ATGCAAGATATAGCTGAAATTTTACAAGAGATAAAACGCGGTGTTGCCGAGATTATTGACTTTGAAAGAGTTGAGAATTTAATAAAAAACTATTATGAAAAAGGTGAAAATTTCTATGTAAAGGCTGGTTTTGATCCAACTGCTCCAGACCTTCACTTAGGACACACAGTCGTTTTAAGCAAGATGGCTTTGCTTCAAAAACATGGCGCGATCGTACAGTTTTTAATAGGCGACTTCACTGCTCAAATAGGCGATCCAACCGGTAAATCAGTAACTAGAAAGAAGCTAGATCAAGAGACGGTTTTAAAAAACGCTAAAACCTATGAAGAGCAAGTTTTTAAAATTTTAGATCCAAAAAAGACCGTGATAATGTTTAACTCAAAATGGTCAAATGAGCTTGGAGCTGCTGGAATGATAGAACTAACTAGCACATTTTCAGTCGCTAGAATGTTAGAGCGCGATGATTTTGAAAAAAGGATAAAATCTGGCAGTCCAATTTCAATTTCTGAATTTATGTATCCACTTCTTCAAGGTTATGATAGCGTTGCGATGAAGTGCGACATCGAGATGGGCGGTACGGATCAGAAATTTAACCTTCTAATGGGTAGAACCTTACAGCGAACATATAATGTTGGCAAAGAGCAAGCTGTCATCATGATGCCACTTCTTGAAGGGCTTGATGGTGTAAATAAGATGAGCAAAAGTCTTGGAAACTACATCGGCGTAACCGAAAATGCAAATGATATGTTTGCAAAAACGCTTAGTATAAGCGATGAGCTAATGTGGCGTTGGTATGAGCTTTTAAGTACAAAAAGCCTTGGCGAGATAGAAAATTTAATGAACGATGTAAAAAACGGCAAGTATCATCCAAAAAAAGCAAAAGAGGATCTTGCTTACGAGATAACATCAAGGTATCACGGCGAGGAGGCTGCAAAGGCTGCAATGGCTGAGTTTAATAGCGTGCACTCTCAAAATCAGCTCCCAACTGATATCAAAGAATTTAGCCTAAAAGCACCAGCGTGGATAGTGGAAGCTTTATCGCAGTGTGAGCTAAGTGAGTCAAATTCTCAAGCAAGACGTGACATAAAGGCAAATGCGGTTAGCATTAATCAAGAAAAGATTAGTGATGAGCAGTTAAAATTAGAGACAGGTGAATATATCTTGCAAGTCGGAAAGCGTAAATTTGCAAAAGTAAAGGTTGAATAG
- a CDS encoding murein hydrolase activator EnvC family protein has protein sequence MRKGIFTFLLAFSLAFASNTKEKIKDSKNSLRSSQAMSEQLSKKLDDLAGDIVNGEKKLRGISGDITNLKGQISVLETNASKALLELDDLTKQNKELERTQKELEQNMIRIIAEDLSFDLLMSATEDKQSEESIISSQILTKLNAIAKEDFKRLSQNYEDTIEKIKNKSNKINEINSSIKNYRRKQSDLQNLESTQKNTINGLKRDKEIYSKKLAKLQAQQDELRKTLEQLAIMQKQEDEAARAAREKQEKAATSKGGKKGEKSQPMGGGYQTSSVKKYSGAKTIAPLDSYTVKQKFGNYVDPIYNIKIFNESVILRSTTPDAKVKSVLNGKVVFAKATPMLENVVIIENENGIHTIYAHLSQIAPTVKVGSVVQKGYVIGRVRSDLTFEVTQRNYHIDPLEMISK, from the coding sequence ATGAGAAAAGGAATTTTTACATTTTTGCTAGCTTTTAGCTTAGCTTTTGCGTCAAATACCAAAGAGAAGATCAAAGACTCCAAAAACTCGCTAAGATCGAGTCAAGCGATGAGCGAGCAGCTTAGTAAAAAGTTAGATGATTTGGCTGGTGATATCGTAAATGGCGAGAAAAAACTTCGCGGTATAAGTGGCGATATCACAAATTTAAAGGGTCAAATTTCAGTCCTTGAAACAAATGCTTCAAAGGCACTTCTTGAGCTTGATGATCTAACTAAGCAAAACAAAGAGCTAGAGCGCACACAAAAAGAGCTTGAGCAAAATATGATAAGGATCATCGCAGAAGATTTGTCGTTTGATCTTTTGATGTCTGCAACTGAGGACAAGCAAAGCGAGGAGAGCATCATCTCATCTCAAATTTTAACCAAGCTAAATGCTATTGCAAAAGAGGATTTTAAAAGACTTAGCCAGAACTATGAAGATACGATCGAAAAGATAAAAAATAAATCAAACAAAATAAACGAGATAAACTCAAGCATCAAAAACTATAGACGCAAGCAAAGTGACTTGCAAAATTTAGAGAGTACGCAGAAAAATACTATAAACGGACTAAAACGTGATAAGGAAATTTACAGCAAAAAGCTAGCCAAGCTTCAAGCTCAGCAAGATGAGCTAAGAAAGACGCTGGAGCAGCTTGCTATCATGCAAAAACAAGAAGATGAAGCCGCACGTGCTGCTAGAGAAAAACAAGAAAAAGCAGCCACAAGCAAAGGTGGTAAAAAAGGCGAAAAAAGCCAGCCAATGGGTGGAGGCTATCAAACAAGCTCAGTTAAAAAATATTCAGGTGCAAAGACAATCGCTCCTCTTGATAGCTACACTGTAAAGCAAAAATTTGGTAACTATGTAGATCCAATATATAACATCAAAATTTTTAACGAGTCAGTCATACTTCGCTCAACCACGCCAGATGCCAAGGTCAAAAGCGTGCTAAATGGTAAAGTGGTCTTTGCAAAAGCAACTCCAATGCTTGAAAATGTAGTCATTATAGAAAACGAAAATGGCATCCACACGATCTACGCTCACCTAAGTCAAATTGCACCAACCGTAAAAGTCGGCTCAGTTGTGCAAAAAGGCTACGTTATAGGCCGAGTTAGAAGTGATCTAACCTTTGAAGTGACGCAAAGAAACTACCACATCGATCCACTTGAGATGATCTCAAAATAG
- a CDS encoding cell division ATP-binding protein FtsE yields the protein MQEIISARNLSLAYERDEIVINSVNLDIYANDFVFITGKSGSGKSTLLKSFYGEISPLAGELNVCMTQMDDIDDKRLCELRQRVGIIFQNYRLINEWNVERNVMLPLIIKGINQNVSKKQVAKLLKHVNMLHKADKYPRELSGGEQQRVAMARALAHNPNLLLCDEPTGNLDEYSSDVIWSLLKSAREFLGTSVVVVTHHIPSTLRIPYRHFVIENGGVHEIA from the coding sequence ATGCAAGAGATAATTAGTGCAAGAAATTTGAGCCTAGCTTATGAACGCGATGAAATTGTAATTAATAGTGTCAATTTAGATATTTATGCAAATGATTTTGTCTTTATCACAGGCAAGAGTGGAAGTGGAAAAAGCACGCTTTTAAAATCATTTTACGGAGAAATTTCACCCCTTGCTGGAGAGCTAAATGTCTGCATGACACAAATGGACGACATCGATGATAAAAGACTTTGTGAGCTTAGGCAGCGAGTTGGCATTATATTTCAAAATTATCGTTTGATAAATGAATGGAATGTGGAAAGAAACGTTATGTTGCCCCTCATCATCAAAGGCATCAATCAAAATGTGAGCAAAAAGCAAGTGGCTAAACTTTTAAAACATGTAAATATGCTTCATAAAGCCGATAAATATCCTCGTGAGCTAAGTGGTGGTGAGCAGCAAAGAGTTGCCATGGCAAGAGCTCTAGCGCACAATCCAAATTTGCTCTTATGCGACGAGCCAACTGGAAATTTAGACGAATACTCAAGCGACGTCATCTGGTCACTTTTAAAATCAGCTAGGGAATTTTTAGGCACGAGCGTGGTAGTTGTCACGCACCATATCCCATCGACACTTCGTATCCCATACCGCCACTTCGTCATAGAAAATGGAGGCGTACATGAGATCGCTTAA
- a CDS encoding FtsX-like permease family protein — translation MRSLKNHLGFILPLIALLFSVQFSLTADKIVRDYERLMGNDYNIVIVSSKELSDAILKPVVSNLSSLEPLSPQKIIDRLSNDISAKNLSILQNALPKFYSLKLSEFPTPQYMDELKQKLLKFDGITKVETFSKTHDKVFKMLNLAKSISYAFMAILCVVGLMLMLKQAKIWLFEHRERIEIMTLFGAPFWLKSAMLYKSAMVDSLVATVAVGAFFFFLPSIEIFRENAASIDVVLPSLDPSRDIFILFGVAMFLSIFAVSLVMSKARKSTI, via the coding sequence ATGAGATCGCTTAAAAATCATCTTGGATTCATCCTGCCGCTGATCGCGCTTTTGTTTTCAGTGCAGTTTAGTCTAACTGCCGATAAGATTGTGAGAGATTATGAAAGACTCATGGGAAATGACTACAACATCGTCATAGTTTCAAGTAAAGAGCTTAGTGATGCTATTTTAAAGCCGGTGGTTAGCAATCTATCTAGCCTCGAGCCACTAAGTCCGCAAAAAATAATCGACCGCCTATCAAATGACATCTCTGCTAAAAATTTATCCATACTGCAAAATGCGCTACCTAAATTTTACTCACTAAAACTTAGCGAATTTCCGACACCGCAGTACATGGATGAGCTAAAGCAAAAACTTTTAAAATTTGATGGCATCACAAAGGTCGAGACATTTTCAAAGACTCATGACAAGGTCTTTAAAATGCTAAATTTAGCAAAAAGCATATCGTATGCTTTTATGGCGATACTTTGTGTTGTTGGACTTATGCTTATGCTAAAGCAGGCTAAAATTTGGCTGTTTGAGCATAGGGAGCGTATCGAGATCATGACGCTTTTTGGAGCACCATTTTGGCTAAAATCAGCCATGCTTTACAAATCGGCTATGGTTGATAGCCTAGTTGCTACCGTTGCAGTCGGTGCATTTTTCTTTTTCTTGCCTAGTATTGAAATTTTTAGAGAAAATGCTGCAAGCATCGATGTAGTTTTGCCTAGCCTTGATCCTTCAAGGGATATTTTTATTTTATTTGGCGTGGCTATGTTTTTAAGCATTTTTGCTGTTAGTTTGGTGATGAGCAAGGCTAGAAAAAGCACGATATGA
- the pyrH gene encoding UMP kinase → MSKRKRVLVKFSGEALAGENGFGIDTAVLKFIANEIKELVENGIEVGIVIGGGNIIRGVSAAKDGIIKRTSGDHMGMLATVINSIAMREALERSGLEVRVQSAIKMEAICETFIVGRAQRHLEKGRVVIFAAGTGNPFFTTDTAATLRAIEIGSDMIIKATKVDGVYDKDPKKFKDAKLLKSLNYEKAMSDDIKVMDDTAIALAKDNSLPILVCNMFKAGNLLKIINEEEAALYSVVK, encoded by the coding sequence ATGAGTAAAAGAAAACGCGTATTGGTTAAATTTTCAGGCGAAGCTTTAGCGGGAGAAAATGGTTTTGGCATAGATACGGCGGTGCTTAAATTTATAGCAAATGAGATAAAAGAGCTTGTCGAAAATGGTATCGAGGTTGGCATCGTTATCGGTGGTGGCAACATTATACGCGGTGTGAGTGCCGCAAAAGATGGTATCATTAAACGAACGAGTGGCGATCACATGGGCATGCTAGCAACTGTAATAAACTCAATCGCGATGCGTGAAGCTTTAGAGCGAAGCGGGCTAGAGGTAAGAGTGCAAAGCGCGATCAAGATGGAGGCGATCTGTGAGACTTTCATCGTTGGACGTGCGCAGCGCCATTTGGAAAAAGGCAGAGTTGTCATCTTTGCTGCAGGTACCGGCAATCCTTTCTTTACAACTGATACAGCAGCAACTTTAAGAGCTATTGAGATCGGCTCAGATATGATCATAAAAGCGACAAAAGTTGATGGCGTTTATGATAAAGACCCTAAAAAATTCAAAGATGCAAAACTTCTAAAATCACTAAACTACGAAAAGGCGATGAGTGATGATATCAAGGTTATGGACGATACTGCCATAGCTTTAGCTAAAGATAACTCACTGCCGATTTTGGTTTGTAATATGTTTAAGGCTGGAAATTTATTAAAAATAATAAATGAAGAAGAAGCAGCCCTATACTCAGTAGTAAAATAA
- a CDS encoding fibronectin type III domain-containing protein, whose product MKKFALRILTPFLVAFLAGCGSSVPTQQSTSLPTITSLKTISDMTEVGFEWNPVTDESVVGYYLYRSNPNDANSKMQLVANIKDRFATHYVDRDLAPETTYSYQMRTYSSNAISQPGAIATATTKPLLDSVPFAQAITGLPGRVKVIWRPHPDSTVASYIIQRSDAGANKFSQVAEVNGRLNAEYIDTEVKPGRSYEYRILVKTSSGVISKPSQNISATTKELP is encoded by the coding sequence ATGAAAAAATTTGCCCTACGCATATTGACACCATTTTTAGTAGCTTTCTTAGCGGGATGCGGCTCTAGCGTACCGACTCAGCAAAGCACGTCACTGCCAACTATTACAAGCTTAAAAACTATTTCAGATATGACAGAAGTTGGCTTCGAGTGGAACCCAGTGACCGATGAGAGCGTCGTTGGCTACTACCTTTACCGCTCAAATCCAAACGATGCAAATTCAAAAATGCAACTAGTTGCAAACATAAAAGACCGCTTTGCTACGCACTATGTGGATCGCGACCTAGCGCCAGAAACGACTTACTCGTACCAAATGAGAACCTACTCAAGCAACGCCATCTCTCAACCAGGTGCGATCGCAACTGCGACAACTAAGCCACTACTTGACTCTGTGCCATTTGCACAAGCTATCACCGGACTTCCAGGCCGCGTAAAAGTGATCTGGAGACCACATCCTGATAGCACAGTAGCTAGCTACATCATCCAAAGAAGCGATGCAGGAGCTAATAAATTTAGCCAAGTAGCAGAGGTAAATGGCAGACTAAATGCCGAGTATATCGACACTGAGGTAAAACCTGGCAGATCTTATGAGTATAGGATCTTAGTTAAAACTTCTTCTGGCGTCATCTCAAAACCAAGCCAAAACATAAGCGCCACAACAAAGGAGTTACCCTAA
- a CDS encoding RluA family pseudouridine synthase, whose protein sequence is MVKFNVLNSSRLDVAVAHELQISRNQALNLIKDSLVSVNLKPVSKPSFALSENDEVCVNFAPKKEVQNEYEVNFDIPIIYEDDDLIVLNKPPQIVVHQAPSVKKATLVEWLNKKGFMLSNLNGDVRAGIVHRLDKGTSGAIVVAKNNFAHAKLSEQLSDKSMGRIYLALTDLPLKEDVIIDKPIGRNPNNRLKKAIVADAKFAKSAFVNLLSEGGVNLIAAKLFTGRTHQIRVHLASINRHILGDDLYGFKSQGDKISRVMLHAYMLYFIHPRTGKRVEFTAKTYDDFNQIIYKKIPKEIFDEKICPTHIDTIFSSFLSGMRL, encoded by the coding sequence TTGGTTAAATTTAATGTTTTAAACAGCTCAAGACTCGACGTAGCAGTAGCGCATGAGCTTCAAATTTCACGCAATCAAGCTTTAAATTTGATAAAAGATTCTCTCGTAAGCGTAAATTTAAAACCAGTCTCAAAACCAAGCTTTGCTCTAAGCGAAAATGATGAAGTTTGCGTAAATTTTGCCCCAAAAAAAGAGGTGCAAAACGAATACGAAGTAAATTTTGACATCCCGATCATCTACGAGGACGACGATCTCATAGTGCTAAACAAACCCCCTCAAATCGTCGTTCACCAAGCCCCAAGCGTCAAAAAGGCGACACTTGTTGAGTGGCTAAATAAAAAGGGCTTTATGCTCTCAAATTTAAACGGCGACGTAAGAGCTGGCATCGTCCACCGCCTAGATAAGGGCACGAGTGGCGCTATCGTCGTTGCAAAAAACAACTTCGCCCACGCAAAACTAAGCGAGCAGCTAAGCGATAAGAGCATGGGACGAATTTATCTAGCGCTGACCGACCTGCCTCTAAAAGAGGACGTCATCATCGATAAGCCAATCGGTAGAAATCCAAACAACCGCCTAAAAAAAGCGATCGTTGCAGACGCTAAATTTGCAAAAAGCGCCTTTGTAAATTTGCTAAGCGAAGGCGGAGTAAATTTGATAGCGGCAAAGCTTTTTACAGGCAGGACGCACCAGATAAGAGTGCATCTTGCTAGCATAAATCGCCACATTTTAGGTGATGATTTATACGGATTTAAGAGCCAAGGCGATAAAATAAGCAGGGTTATGCTTCACGCTTATATGCTCTATTTTATCCATCCGCGAACTGGCAAAAGGGTAGAATTTACCGCAAAAACGTATGATGACTTTAACCAAATAATTTACAAAAAAATTCCCAAGGAGATTTTTGATGAAAAAATTTGCCCTACGCATATTGACACCATTTTTAGTAGCTTTCTTAGCGGGATGCGGCTCTAG